Proteins encoded in a region of the Methylobacterium radiotolerans JCM 2831 genome:
- a CDS encoding amidohydrolase family protein has translation MLSQTRSRRTVLQGGAALALATAADLRDRPADAADATPFSSGTEAPAIAVPPNACDCHIHILSTRYPASPHWKGQPVLDSDVAAYRQVQARLGTSRVVVVTPSTYGTDNRPTLDGVAQFGPSARAVVVVDRDVTDAELRTMAGRGAVGIRVNFGTPQSWGPTTAEGLETMARKVAPLGWHVQIYATGDTIVELEPVLSRLPTPLVIDHLARLPPDQGVSHPAYAAVRRLLDGGQTWMKLSGAYLNTASGPPAYADATAVAKSFAAAAPERVVWGSDWPHRGEKHLPDDARLLDLLAEWVPDDRARARVLVDNPAALYGFG, from the coding sequence ATGCTCAGCCAAACCCGATCCCGGCGCACCGTCCTCCAGGGCGGTGCGGCGCTCGCCCTGGCCACGGCCGCCGACCTCCGTGACCGGCCGGCGGACGCCGCGGACGCCACGCCGTTCTCGTCGGGGACGGAGGCGCCGGCGATCGCCGTTCCGCCGAACGCCTGCGACTGCCACATCCACATCCTGTCGACCCGCTATCCGGCCTCGCCCCACTGGAAGGGCCAGCCGGTGCTGGACAGCGACGTCGCCGCCTACCGCCAGGTGCAGGCCCGCCTCGGGACGAGCCGGGTGGTGGTGGTGACGCCCTCGACCTACGGCACCGACAACCGCCCGACCCTCGACGGCGTGGCGCAGTTCGGCCCCTCGGCCCGCGCGGTGGTCGTGGTCGATCGCGACGTCACCGATGCCGAGCTTCGGACGATGGCGGGCCGGGGCGCGGTCGGCATCCGGGTGAACTTCGGCACGCCGCAATCCTGGGGGCCGACCACCGCGGAGGGTCTCGAGACGATGGCCCGCAAGGTCGCGCCGCTGGGCTGGCACGTCCAGATCTACGCGACCGGCGACACGATCGTGGAGCTCGAACCCGTCCTGAGCCGCCTGCCGACGCCCCTGGTCATCGATCATCTGGCGCGGCTCCCGCCGGACCAGGGCGTGAGCCATCCCGCCTACGCCGCGGTGCGCCGGCTGCTCGACGGCGGCCAGACGTGGATGAAGCTGTCGGGGGCCTACCTCAACACCGCGAGCGGACCGCCCGCCTATGCCGACGCGACGGCGGTGGCGAAGTCCTTCGCGGCCGCGGCCCCGGAGCGCGTGGTCTGGGGCAGCGACTGGCCGCACCGGGGCGAGAAGCACCTGCCCGACGACGCCCGGCTGCTCGACCTCCTGGCCGAATGGGTCCCCGACGACCGGGCGCGGGCGCGGGTTCTGGTCGATAATCCCGCGGCGCTGTACGGGTTCGGCTGA